Genomic window (Thermodesulfobacteriota bacterium):
CGCCATGAACGCTACCGAATGACGCGCCATCTTCGACTTCTTCTTCGCCGGCTTCTTCGCCGCTTTCTTTACTGCCTTCTTAGCTGGTTTCTTTGTAGCCATTTACTAATCTCCTGTTTAAGTGGATTTTTACAGATAAAAGATAAATAGACTTACTAACCCGGTTGTCTCGCAGCAGATACGTTATATCGGGCCGACTATAACCACCGCTGCTTCCGTAAAACGCCCGTCATGCAACGACAACCTTATTGCACTTGTATGACGGGGGTCTATTTTCTCATCTATGCAATCCTCCTTTCAGTGAAATTACTGACATAATACAACACTGACAGATTTTTGTCAAATAAAATTACCTGTTAATTTATCTGTCAGCCTTGCTTGATTTCTTCGGCGGACAGATTATATTTATCCCAGCACTATTTTTGAACCGGAGAACCGGCCTCATGACCGAGAAAAATCCCGAATCGAAATACAAGGCGCCGGCGGAAGGAATAGCCGGCGGGAAGTCGAAGAAGCGGAGTCCTAATTTCCCATGCATCGATCTTGAAAAGGCGCTCGAGCTGACGGAGAAGATATACTCCGTCGACAAGAGGGCCCCAATTCCCGTGAACCTGCTCATAGCGAGGTGGGGTCTGCCCAAGTACAATAGCTATGTCAGACAGCTTATTGCGGCTCTTACCTACTATGGCTTGTTAGAATCGACGGCCAAGGGCGAAAACAGGCGCGTTGCCGTTTCGGACAGGGGGTACAGGATACTCGAGAAGGCGCCCGACAGGGCGAAGCTGCTCAGGACGGCGGCGCTCGAGCCCAAGCTCTTCAACGAGGTCTGGCAGCATTACAAGTCGAGGGGGCTTCCGAGCAACGACGTGCTCGAAAGGGACCTCGTCTGGCAGAACAGCTTCGCCAACACCAGGTTCACCAAGAACGGGGCGAAGATGTTCATCGCCAACCTGAAATCTACCATCAATTTCGCTAAGATTTTACCGGACAATATCATATACGGCGAGGACAACAAGTCCGAAGTCATAGACGTGATGATCCACGAGCAGAGCGGGACGGCCTCGACGGGGTCGTTCAGGAGGCTCGACCTAACCCTGGGGAGCGGGGAGGTCGCCACTATACAGATACCCACCTCTATAACCATGAAGGAGATAAGATACCTTCAGGACGGTATAAATCTCATAAGAGGGGACCTCTTCCCCGAATCGAAGGACGACGGGAACAAGTAAATACCTGCCTTCGAGCGCCCGGAAGCCCGTAAAAAGGGCCTCCCGGTAAATTTCCTGTAAAATTCTACGGAACAGAATCTGACGGGAAACCGTTTTTTAACGGACAGGATGGGGTGTAAAATTTCACTGCCAAGGATGGATGAGGGTTGGGTTTAAAAGTTAAAGTAACCCTATTGGAGACGGCCTGTCTAACAGGGAAACTGACAGGTGGTTCATGTAGCACAGGCCGGAAAGCCGGTACAGTCAGGGAGATTGGCGGGGAGGGAGATGTTTGCGAGTCCGGTAGGGGCTTAGGCGAAGGGGGTTTATTGGATCGATGGGTGAAAGGTAACACCCCCACCCTTGACCCTCCCCCTTGATAAGGGGAGGGAAATAGAGAAACATGAGATTGCCGCGCTGCTTCCGGCTTCGCTTAAAGGCGGCTACGCCGGGATAAATCGCAGCTCGCAATGACAAAATACTATGAACCCGTTCAACCCTTCGACAAGCTCCCGGCTTCGTTAAGGCTACGCCGGATTACCCTACGGCTCATAGCCTCCGGGCGACGTGCCGCGAGCAGGACAAACGGAAAAAACTAAATCCTCCCTAGCCCTCCTTTGCTAAAGGAGGGAATGAAAGAAAAAAGACGAGATTGCCGCGCTACACTCACAATAGCTCGTTCCGCTCGCAAGGACAGTCTTGTTTCGCGGCTGGAAGCCGCTCCTGCGGACAGGATGCAGGATTCAATATACAAGATTAAAGAAATGGATTCCCGATCGGGGTCGGGAATGACAAAAACTTAGATTCTGAAACAAGTTCAGAATGACGACAATACTTGGATACCCTATCTAGACTTTCGGGAATGACAAACTATTAGTTCACCGCACTGCTTTAGATTGACAGGAATAATAATCAGACTGGGACTGCGAGGTTGATGAGGACATCGCCGGTGTTTACCGGCTTGGCGTGTCTGACCGAGAGCGCGAATCCGTCATCGCGCGCGGTAAGTTCGGCACGATCTCCGCTCTCCGGATTTGAAACGGCAGCGAGTATGTCTCCCTTCCTGACTTCGGCGCCGCACTTGACGCGCGGGTCGAAGTCTCCCGCGCCGGCTGCTCTCACAGGCGAGCATTTTCTGAGGACCCTGGTCTCGTTCCTCTCGGGCGCGCCCGAGGTTGTCATGCCCAGATAGTCCATGAGCCTGAGTATGCCGTTCATACATTCCGAGACGGCGAATTCCGATATGCGGCGGGACTCGCCTCCTTCATAAACGAGCACGCTCTTTCCGCTTAGCCGGGCCGCCTTTCTGAACGTGCCTTCCATGAGCGGGGAGTCGAGTATGAAGGGCGGAGCGAAAGCGCGGGCGAGCTCCATGTCGACGGGCGCGCCGGCCGTGCACCTTATGTGCGGGTAGTTCTCGCTGACCCCGCCCGAGTGGAGGTCGAGACCGCAGTCGGCCGCCGGGAGCAGGTCCCGCATGACCGCGAGCGCGATCTTCTGCGAGAGCGTGCCCGAGCGGGCGCCGGGGAAGCCCCTGTTGAGGTCCATGCCGTCGGGCAGGAAACGGGAGGAGTTGAGAAAGCCCCATACGTTCGCTATCGGGAGCGCGATGACAGTGCCGGTATCAGGCACGATGGATCCCGACGCGATCATGCGCCTGAGCGTCTCGACGCCGTTCAGCTCGTCCCCGTGGAGCCCAGCCGTGATGAGCAGCACGGGGCCGTCCTCCTCGCCCCTCCAGACGCAGACGGGGAGCCTGACCGCGCTCCTGTGCGAGGCGACCTCGATGCGGAGGAATTCCTTCCCGCCCCTCGGGATGAGTCTGCCGTTTATCTTTATCGCCCTTTTCATCTACACCCTTATGCGGTCGCGCCTCATGCTGCGCACGTGAGCGTTGTCTTCTATGAATTTAATAATCCTGGAGGCGACGTCAATCCCTGTGGCGGCCTCTATGCCTTCGAGGCCCGGCGAGGAATTTACCTCGAGTACCATCGGGCCTTTCGAGGACTGGAGCATGTCCACTCCCGCGACGTTCAGGCCGAGGAGCCTCGCCGCGTCCACGGCCGTCTTCAGCTCCTGGCGCGTGAGCTTTATCATCTTCGCGGAGCCGCCCCTGTGGAGGTTCGAGCGGAACTCGCCCTCGGCGCCCTGACGCTTCATAGCGCCTATGACCTCGCCGCCCACGACGAACGCCCTCACGTCCGAGCCCTTCGCCTCCTTGATGAACTCCTGGATGAGCATGTTCGCCTTGACGCCGTAGAACGCCTCCATGACGGAGCGCGCGGCCTTCCTGTTCTCGGCGAGCACGACCCCTATGCCCTGTGTGCCGTGGAGGAGCTTTATGACGAGCGGGGTGCCTCCCACGAGCTCGATGATGTGATTCATATCGGTGGGGTCTGAGGCGAATGCGGTCACGGGCATGCCTATCCCCGCCCGGGCGAGTATCTGCATGCTGCGGAGCTTGTCGCGTGACCTCGCTATCGCCTGCGATTCGTTCACCGAGAAGACGTGCATCATCTCGAACTGGCGGACTACAGCGGTGCCGTAGAACGTGCGGGATGCCCCGATGCGTGGGATGACGGCGTCTACGCCCTTGAGCTTCTTCCCGTAGTGGTAGATCTCGGGGTTGCCCCGTTTTATCGCCATGTAGCATTTGAGGAAATCTATTACCTCGACTTCGTGCCCCATCATGCCTGCAGCCTCGACGAGACGGCGAGTGGAATAGAGCTTCTTGTTTCTCGATAGCACGACAATTTTCATAAAACACCCCTGTGCGTAATGCAATGCCTGTTACGAAATTCGAACTCCGGTCGGTCAGGCGTCGTGCCTGACGATATCTGCGGTTGATTGCCTGCGGAAGCTTCTCTCTCGGGAATAGTATGACATAAAAAAGGGGAAGCGGAAGCGGGAATTTTTTTTGGGGGAAGACAGAACCCTCGCTTCCCCGGAGCTAATGAAAAAGACAAACAAGCAAAAAGGAAAAGGCAATTTTTTTATCCCTCTTTTCTTTGATGAAACGCGCGTAATGTGTTCTATGAAAAGACACGGGGGAGAAAAAAGAGTTAATTTTATCCTACTTTTCCTTGATGAAAAGTAGCAAAAATCATCCGACTACAGAATTTACTAAAAATCTCATGTTTACGCTAAAACATTTTTATTCCACCGCAGCCCAAAAATGTTTTTTAACGCGTAAACAATCGATTTTCTTAACGTAAATTCCGTAATGTCGGGGGAAAGACAAAGACGGGATTGCCGCGCACCGCTAAGTTTCGTTCGCTACGCTCGCAATGACAAGAAAAGACTGGATTCCCGATCGGTGTCGGGAATAACAAGGAAAATTTGGGTGAACCCCCACCCAAGCCCTCCCCCTCAATATGAGGGGGAATGAGGTAAAAGACTGGATTTCCGATTTCGCGGGAATGACAGAAAAAAATCCCTCCCGGCCTCCCTTTGCTAAAGGGAGGGGATTAAAGGTATCGCGGCTGGAAGCCGCTCCTACGGGCGCGATGGAGCAGGAGGTTGCCGCGGTCTCGCAAGTCGCTCCCTCGCAATGACAGATAAAAGCGAGATTCCCGATTTCTCGGGAATGACA
Coding sequences:
- a CDS encoding succinylglutamate desuccinylase/aspartoacylase family protein; this translates as MKRAIKINGRLIPRGGKEFLRIEVASHRSAVRLPVCVWRGEEDGPVLLITAGLHGDELNGVETLRRMIASGSIVPDTGTVIALPIANVWGFLNSSRFLPDGMDLNRGFPGARSGTLSQKIALAVMRDLLPAADCGLDLHSGGVSENYPHIRCTAGAPVDMELARAFAPPFILDSPLMEGTFRKAARLSGKSVLVYEGGESRRISEFAVSECMNGILRLMDYLGMTTSGAPERNETRVLRKCSPVRAAGAGDFDPRVKCGAEVRKGDILAAVSNPESGDRAELTARDDGFALSVRHAKPVNTGDVLINLAVPV
- the rimK gene encoding 30S ribosomal protein S6--L-glutamate ligase; the protein is MKIVVLSRNKKLYSTRRLVEAAGMMGHEVEVIDFLKCYMAIKRGNPEIYHYGKKLKGVDAVIPRIGASRTFYGTAVVRQFEMMHVFSVNESQAIARSRDKLRSMQILARAGIGMPVTAFASDPTDMNHIIELVGGTPLVIKLLHGTQGIGVVLAENRKAARSVMEAFYGVKANMLIQEFIKEAKGSDVRAFVVGGEVIGAMKRQGAEGEFRSNLHRGGSAKMIKLTRQELKTAVDAARLLGLNVAGVDMLQSSKGPMVLEVNSSPGLEGIEAATGIDVASRIIKFIEDNAHVRSMRRDRIRV